One window of Streptomyces sp. SUK 48 genomic DNA carries:
- a CDS encoding ATP-binding cassette domain-containing protein translates to MTDTSTESFPTPPPPPPPATIGYEGESGRNPLEEASFRTMCGRLPAVLGRTARMAWAVDRPGVVLLLVCQLVTGVAAALVLTATSRAMTHILGLGPVSERLHGALPALAVVTAAAATGRISSALASYADGRITPRLVTEADVALVSAVCHVEASAYGEDGFADRQEAAEVGVTRTTTMVKDAQRFMAALVRMIAAGGVITALHWLMLPLLLLAVLPAGLGAVLSARVDYETHYLNLADRNVRGMMRWWAAYSRHGDEVRANGMTGYLVHWYRALSERIDRRILDAAPRMLRIVLATSALGGLFLLVTWAALAWLAMTGRVALPVAATAVVAVQTTLGALTQFVQNGAAMFHTSLYLADMRAFLDLAAERAPRRGESVVPAEIEEIRLDEVVHRYPGKAEPAVDGVSLTLRRGEILAIVGENGSGKSTLTRLLTGILLPDKGRVLWDGTDLAGARPESVWSRTALVPQNFACWPLRARENITLGQPRTHDDAPVWDAVEAVGMREAVEGLPHGLDTLLAREVYGGVELSGGQWQRLACARALYRRSPLLILDEPTSQMDPRGEHRIFLEIKRIAARRMTIVVTHQLENTRLADRIVVMRRGRIVEQGHYDELVAGGGLFAELVALAKDR, encoded by the coding sequence GTGACCGACACCTCGACCGAAAGCTTCCCGACCCCACCGCCGCCGCCACCCCCGGCCACGATCGGCTACGAGGGGGAGTCGGGCCGGAATCCGCTGGAAGAGGCCAGTTTCCGCACCATGTGCGGCCGGCTGCCCGCGGTGCTCGGCCGGACCGCGCGCATGGCCTGGGCGGTGGACCGGCCCGGTGTCGTGCTGCTGCTCGTGTGCCAGCTCGTCACCGGCGTCGCCGCCGCCCTCGTGCTGACCGCCACCTCGCGGGCCATGACCCACATCCTGGGCCTGGGCCCGGTGTCCGAACGCCTGCACGGAGCGCTGCCCGCCCTCGCCGTGGTCACCGCGGCCGCCGCCACCGGCCGGATCAGCTCGGCCCTCGCCTCCTACGCCGACGGCCGGATCACCCCGCGCCTGGTCACCGAGGCCGATGTGGCGCTCGTCTCCGCTGTCTGCCATGTGGAGGCGTCCGCCTACGGCGAGGACGGCTTCGCCGACCGGCAGGAGGCCGCGGAGGTCGGGGTCACCCGCACCACCACCATGGTCAAGGACGCCCAGCGGTTCATGGCCGCCCTCGTCCGTATGATCGCCGCCGGCGGTGTGATCACCGCACTGCACTGGCTGATGCTGCCGCTGTTGCTGCTGGCGGTGCTGCCCGCCGGCCTCGGGGCGGTGCTCTCAGCCCGGGTCGACTACGAGACCCATTACCTCAACCTCGCCGACCGCAACGTACGCGGCATGATGCGCTGGTGGGCGGCGTACTCCCGGCACGGCGACGAGGTCCGCGCGAACGGGATGACCGGCTATCTCGTCCACTGGTACCGCGCGCTGTCCGAGCGGATCGACCGGCGCATCCTCGACGCCGCGCCCCGCATGCTCCGTATCGTCCTCGCGACCTCCGCGCTCGGCGGACTGTTCCTGCTGGTCACCTGGGCCGCGCTCGCCTGGCTCGCGATGACCGGGCGGGTGGCGCTGCCCGTCGCCGCCACCGCGGTCGTCGCCGTGCAGACCACGCTCGGCGCCCTGACCCAGTTCGTGCAGAACGGCGCCGCGATGTTCCACACCTCCCTCTACCTCGCCGACATGCGCGCCTTCCTCGACCTGGCCGCCGAACGGGCCCCGCGGCGCGGGGAGTCGGTCGTCCCTGCGGAGATCGAGGAGATCCGCCTGGACGAGGTGGTGCACCGCTACCCCGGCAAGGCGGAGCCCGCCGTGGACGGTGTCTCGCTCACCCTGCGCCGTGGCGAGATCCTCGCGATCGTCGGCGAGAACGGCTCCGGCAAGTCCACGCTGACCAGGCTGCTCACCGGCATCCTGCTGCCGGACAAGGGCCGCGTCCTGTGGGACGGCACCGATCTGGCCGGCGCCCGGCCCGAGTCCGTCTGGTCCCGCACCGCGCTGGTGCCGCAGAACTTCGCCTGCTGGCCGCTGCGCGCCCGGGAGAACATCACCCTCGGCCAGCCGCGCACCCACGACGACGCCCCGGTGTGGGACGCCGTGGAGGCCGTCGGCATGCGCGAGGCGGTCGAGGGACTGCCGCACGGCCTCGACACCCTGCTCGCCCGGGAGGTCTACGGCGGCGTCGAGCTGTCCGGCGGCCAGTGGCAGCGGCTGGCCTGCGCCCGCGCGCTGTACCGCCGTTCGCCGCTGCTCATCCTGGACGAACCCACCTCGCAGATGGATCCGCGCGGCGAGCACCGCATCTTCCTGGAGATCAAGCGGATCGCCGCCCGGCGCATGACCATCGTGGTCACCCACCAGCTGGAGAACACCCGCCTCGCCGACCGGATCGTCGTGATGCGGCGGGGGCGCATCGTGGAACAGGGGCACTATGACGAACTCGTGGCGGGGGGTGGGCTGTTCGCGGAACTCGTCGCCCTGGCCAAGGACCGCTGA
- a CDS encoding PAS domain-containing protein, which translates to MDGGAADEHLVGEAEKIAVALGRMFPGLCEVVLHDLRDPDRSVRAIENNLSGRQPGDPATELGLSRIADPAFPDVVQNYPNRFPDGRPAKSTSIGIKNAEGRYIAAICLNLDVSVLSPVALTLANLVATDGGHGDTPLETLRDRQARELRRAVEEFSAERGAPPRSLSRTDKRALVRQLGRDGYFESRDAARTIADLLGVSRATVYNYAKPPSDPR; encoded by the coding sequence ATGGACGGCGGGGCGGCGGACGAGCATCTCGTCGGGGAGGCCGAGAAGATCGCCGTCGCCCTCGGGCGGATGTTCCCGGGCCTGTGCGAGGTGGTGCTGCACGACCTGCGCGACCCGGACCGCTCGGTCCGGGCCATCGAGAACAACCTGTCGGGCCGTCAGCCAGGCGATCCCGCGACCGAGTTGGGGCTCAGCCGCATCGCCGACCCCGCCTTCCCCGATGTCGTCCAGAACTACCCCAACCGCTTCCCCGACGGCCGCCCGGCCAAAAGCACCTCCATCGGCATCAAGAACGCCGAGGGCCGGTACATCGCGGCGATCTGCCTCAACCTCGACGTCTCCGTCCTGTCGCCCGTGGCACTCACCCTGGCGAACCTCGTGGCCACCGACGGCGGCCACGGCGACACGCCACTGGAGACACTGCGCGACCGCCAGGCACGCGAACTGCGCCGGGCCGTGGAGGAGTTCTCCGCCGAGCGCGGCGCCCCGCCCCGGTCGCTGAGCCGGACGGACAAGAGGGCGCTCGTGCGACAGCTCGGCCGGGACGGCTACTTCGAGTCCCGCGACGCCGCGCGGACCATCGCCGACCTCCTCGGTGTGTCCCGGGCGACCGTCTACAACTACGCGAAACCGCCGTCGGACCCGCGATGA
- a CDS encoding threo-3-hydroxy-L-aspartate ammonia-lyase — protein MSGAAHLPLTLDDIRAAAARIEGFTHRTPVLTSRTLDERVGARVFIKCENLQRMGAFKIRGAYNAIARLAPEERSKGVAAFSSGNHAQATALAARELGTSAVILMPEDAPCSKMEATAGYGAEIVTYDRYTEDRVALGTALAKERGLTLIPPYDHPDVIAGQGTAALELLEEAGPLDALLVPVGGGGLIAGSAVAAKGLHPDIRVIGVEPEGSDDTKRSLERGTRVAVPVPRTVADGQAVAVPGELTFEINRHLVDSVALVGDAEIIDAMRFAFDRLKAVFEPSGATGLAALLAGRAGDLPPRIGVIASGGNIDTRRFAELLGG, from the coding sequence ATGTCCGGCGCCGCCCACCTGCCCCTGACCCTCGACGACATCCGCGCGGCCGCCGCGCGCATCGAGGGCTTCACCCACCGCACCCCGGTCCTCACCTCGCGCACCCTCGACGAACGGGTGGGCGCGCGGGTGTTCATCAAGTGCGAGAACCTCCAGCGGATGGGCGCGTTCAAGATCCGCGGCGCCTACAACGCCATCGCCAGGCTCGCGCCCGAGGAACGGTCCAAGGGCGTCGCCGCGTTCTCCTCCGGCAACCATGCCCAGGCCACCGCCCTCGCCGCCCGCGAACTCGGCACCAGCGCCGTCATCCTGATGCCCGAGGACGCCCCGTGCTCCAAGATGGAGGCCACCGCCGGGTACGGCGCCGAGATCGTCACCTACGACCGCTACACCGAGGACCGCGTCGCGCTCGGCACCGCACTCGCGAAGGAGCGGGGCCTGACCCTGATCCCGCCGTACGACCACCCGGACGTCATCGCGGGCCAGGGTACGGCCGCTCTCGAACTCCTCGAAGAGGCAGGCCCGTTGGACGCCCTGCTGGTGCCCGTCGGAGGCGGCGGCCTGATCGCCGGCAGCGCCGTCGCGGCCAAGGGGCTGCACCCGGACATCCGGGTCATCGGCGTGGAGCCGGAGGGCAGCGACGACACCAAGCGGTCCCTGGAGCGCGGCACCCGGGTGGCCGTCCCGGTGCCCCGTACCGTCGCCGACGGCCAGGCGGTCGCCGTCCCGGGCGAGTTGACCTTCGAGATCAACCGGCACCTGGTCGACTCCGTCGCGCTGGTCGGCGACGCCGAGATCATCGACGCCATGCGCTTCGCCTTCGACCGGCTGAAGGCGGTCTTCGAACCCAGCGGCGCCACCGGTCTGGCCGCCCTCCTCGCCGGGCGCGCCGGCGATCTCCCGCCCCGGATCGGCGTCATCGCGTCGGGCGGCAACATCGACACCCGGCGGTTCGCCGAGCTGCTCGGCGGCTGA